The Glycine soja cultivar W05 chromosome 6, ASM419377v2, whole genome shotgun sequence genome has a window encoding:
- the LOC114415212 gene encoding uncharacterized protein At5g65660-like, with the protein MEIEDTSSRVSIAFPLGLALLVALLLFFCCFFCCCLHWEKLQPLFPFCMVIVDTQPQTQADFTPPPHKPGFPVLMMQHNRGESLPVLMPGDEVPKFIALACPCQPPTNEMITIHVQKTAPNDFCGGA; encoded by the exons ATGGAGATTGAGGACACATCAAGTAGAGTATCTATTGCATTTCCTCTTGGCTTAGCTCTTCTTGTTGCCTTGTTATTGTTCTTTTGTTGCTTCTTTTGTTGCTGCTTGCACTGGGAAAAACTCCAACCTTTGTTTCCATTTTGTATGGTTATCGTCGATACTCAGCCTCAGACACAAGCAGACTTCACTCCCCCTCCTCACAAGCCAGGCTTTCCTGTCTTG ATGATGCAGCATAACCGAGGTGAGAGCTTGCCAGTGCTGATGCCAGGAGATGAGGTTCCAAAATTCATAGCACTAGCATGCCCATGTCAGCCTCCAACAAATGAAATGATCACAATCCATGTGCAGAAGACAGCACCAAATGATTTTTGCGGCGGAGCTTAA
- the LOC114415213 gene encoding transcription factor bHLH93-like: protein MEFYDQDFLEELMTLRRETWDTNPSTEENQFFSNAWSFDCFDQNSLPYLPNSSCGQEVPQSYNNDYPFSEIYGSLLDESSPQIMDSYYGTLDITPLNTPPFLGQEDYPLSMMEEEDPGFLGEELKNLELQTTCKVEKTQSSEMPAFNMGTGLERKNNRSKKLQGQPSKNLMAERRRRKRLNDRLSMLRAIVPKISKMDRTSILGDTIDYMKELLEKINNLQQVEVDSSMAGIFKDVKPNEIIVRNSPKFEVERSVDTRVEICCAGKPGLLLSTVNTVEALGLEIQQCVISCFNDFTMQASCSEELEQRAMLSSEDIKQALFRSAGYGGRCL, encoded by the exons atggAGTTCTATGACCAAGATTTCTTGGAGGAATTAATGACACTAAGAAGAGAAACATGGGACACCAATCCAAGCACAGAAGAAAATCAGTTCTTCTCTAATGCTTGGAGTTTTGACTGTTTTGATCAAAACTCTCTACCTTACCTCCCAAACTCTTCTTGTGGTCAAGAAGTTCCTCAAAGTTACAATAACGACTACCCCTTCAGTGAAATCTATGGCTCCTTACTTGATGAATCCTCACCACAGATTATGGATTCATACTATGGCACCCTTGATATAACTCCACTCAATACCCCTCCATTTCTTGGTCAAGAGGATTATCCATTGTCCATGATGGAAGAAGAGGACCCGGGTTTTCTTGGGGAAGAGCTTAAGAATTTGGAGTTGCAAACCACATGCAAAGTGGAGAAAACACAATCCTCCGAAATGCCGGCTTTCAACATGGGAACGGGTCTGGAAAGAAAGAACAACCGATCAAAGAAGCTTCAGGGGCAACCCTCCAAGAATCTAATGGCggagaggagaagaagaaagagattgAACGACCGGCTCTCAATGCTAAGAGCAATTGTCCCCAAGATTAGTAAG ATGGATAGAACATCAATACTTGGAGACACTATTGATTACATGAAAGAACTTCTGGAGAAGATCAACAATCTGCAACAAGTAGAAGTAGATTCAAGCATGGCTGGCATTTTTAAAGATGTAAAGCCAAATGAAATCATAGTGAGAAATTCACCCAAG TTTGAGGTAGAGAGGAGTGTGGACACCCGGGTGGAAATTTGCTGTGCAGGGAAACCAGGGTTGTTACTATCCACAGTAAACACCGTGGAAGCATTAGGCCTAGAGATTCAACAATGTGTTATTAGCTGTTTCAATGATTTCACAATGCAGGCTTCTTGCTCAGAG GAATTGGAGCAAAGGGCAATGCTGAGTTCTGAAGATATAAAGCAAGCATTGTTTAGAAGTGCAGGATATGGAGGAAGATGTTTGTGA